In one Umezawaea sp. Da 62-37 genomic region, the following are encoded:
- a CDS encoding CU044_2847 family protein, translated as MTERISLELTRFALAGGGSVLVEVDEAAGIARASRSGRVLEEARVTFENAVAQVRDAAAEALAQFTSMTRAPDEVELKFGIKLDAEVGAVIARTGVQGQFEVKLKWRRDDVPVEEDVVEE; from the coding sequence ATGACCGAACGGATCAGCCTGGAACTCACCAGGTTCGCACTCGCGGGCGGCGGCTCGGTGCTGGTGGAGGTCGACGAGGCCGCGGGCATCGCCAGGGCCAGCCGCTCGGGCCGGGTGCTCGAGGAAGCGCGGGTCACCTTCGAGAACGCGGTCGCCCAGGTCCGCGACGCCGCCGCCGAGGCACTGGCCCAGTTCACCTCGATGACCCGCGCGCCCGACGAGGTCGAGCTGAAGTTCGGCATCAAGCTCGACGCCGAGGTGGGCGCGGTCATCGCCCGTACCGGGGTGCAGGGCCAGTTCGAGGTCAAGCTCAAGTGGCGCCGCGACGACGTCCCCGTGGAGGAGGACGTCGTCGAGGAGTGA
- a CDS encoding VWA domain-containing protein, with the protein MSRSGGDDVENLPGFSLAVSQNRYLSTEDDEMHAVLTVSVSGAVEASAAPEVAQVIAIDCSGSMAYPPTKIAAAQRATRAAIDALRDGALFAVVEGTLAARMVHPAKPVLVAADQASRKAAKQAVNRLTANGGTAMGAWLGLARRLLAEHPTAVRHVIMLTDGQNGESDWELDNELARCAPVFTCDARGIGEDWRPRQLLRIAEALHGTADAVRKPADLVADFAAMTRSAMDKLVPEVRVVVRTTSSSRLDFVRQTFPTEADLAGEEIQPRTTAFTTGSWGVESREYHLRLTVDSSGAEPERDIRVGRVDLELRRPGATEFERACDPQVVFAHWTEDLKLSSVLDPKVAHYTGQIELGEAVRDGCDAHDAGDVATAAAEWGKAVALATRLGNDKVLVRLLRLVDVVGDPSRGVVRVKEKPLAGDLLSAAVGSVVSSMSPDNPPPHPPVRSPSASTPAAPDVICPECQRSWPSGSLFCGGCGQRMDAR; encoded by the coding sequence ATGAGCCGCAGTGGAGGCGACGACGTGGAGAACCTGCCCGGTTTCAGCCTTGCCGTGAGCCAGAACCGCTACCTGTCCACCGAGGACGACGAGATGCACGCCGTCCTCACCGTCTCGGTGAGCGGGGCGGTCGAGGCCTCCGCCGCGCCCGAGGTGGCGCAGGTGATCGCCATCGACTGCTCGGGCTCGATGGCCTACCCGCCGACGAAGATCGCCGCCGCGCAGCGGGCGACGCGGGCGGCGATCGACGCCCTGCGCGACGGCGCGCTGTTCGCCGTGGTGGAGGGCACCCTCGCCGCACGGATGGTCCACCCCGCCAAGCCCGTGCTGGTCGCCGCGGACCAGGCGAGCCGGAAGGCCGCGAAGCAGGCGGTGAACAGGCTGACCGCCAACGGCGGGACGGCCATGGGCGCGTGGCTGGGGCTGGCCCGGCGGCTGCTGGCCGAACACCCGACCGCCGTGCGGCACGTGATCATGCTGACCGACGGCCAGAACGGCGAGTCCGATTGGGAACTCGACAACGAGCTGGCCCGGTGCGCGCCGGTGTTCACCTGCGACGCCCGCGGCATCGGGGAGGACTGGCGGCCCCGCCAGCTGCTGCGCATCGCCGAGGCGCTGCACGGGACGGCCGACGCGGTGCGCAAGCCGGCGGACCTGGTGGCCGACTTCGCCGCGATGACCAGGTCCGCCATGGACAAGCTCGTGCCCGAGGTGCGGGTGGTGGTGAGGACGACCTCGTCGTCCCGGCTCGACTTCGTGCGCCAGACCTTCCCCACCGAGGCCGACCTGGCCGGGGAGGAGATCCAGCCGCGGACCACGGCGTTCACCACCGGCTCGTGGGGCGTGGAGAGCCGGGAGTACCACCTGCGGCTCACCGTGGACTCCTCGGGCGCGGAACCGGAGCGCGACATCCGGGTCGGCCGGGTGGACCTGGAGCTGCGCAGGCCGGGGGCGACGGAGTTCGAGAGGGCGTGCGACCCGCAGGTCGTGTTCGCGCACTGGACCGAGGACCTGAAGCTCTCCAGCGTGCTGGACCCGAAGGTGGCGCACTACACCGGCCAGATCGAGCTGGGCGAAGCCGTGCGCGACGGTTGCGACGCCCACGACGCGGGCGACGTCGCCACGGCCGCCGCGGAGTGGGGCAAGGCCGTGGCGCTGGCGACCAGGCTGGGCAACGACAAGGTCCTCGTCCGGCTGCTGCGGCTGGTCGACGTCGTCGGCGACCCGTCACGGGGTGTCGTGCGCGTCAAGGAGAAGCCGCTCGCGGGCGACCTGCTGTCGGCCGCGGTGGGGTCGGTCGTGTCCAGCATGAGCCCGGACAACCCCCCGCCGCACCCGCCGGTGCGCTCCCCCTCCGCCTCGACGCCCGCCGCGCCGGACGTGATCTGCCCGGAATGCCAACGGTCCTGGCCGTCGGGCTCGCTGTTCTGCGGCGGGTGCGGTCAACGGATGGACGCGCGATGA
- a CDS encoding tetratricopeptide repeat protein gives MTACARPDCTGTVDETGFCDYCGHAPAAAAVGVASSTTTGAVSTASGRRSRVGDPLSLPVFDFPDPSSRILQDPRVPDRVRRCANPECSNLVALPSLGSGFCLVCGTAFSFLPSLEPDDVVGDQYRVVGCIARGGLGWIYLALDTRLDDNPVVLKGLIDVGDADLATAERQALTTIDHPNIVRIFNFVMHPDARTGVPRAYIVMEYVDGLVLSEVAEQSRHGLLPLGEPLRTEHVITCGLQLLSAFEYLHERELLYCDLKPENVIIRSGRYGERGNRIKLIDLGAVRRIGDRTSKTVITHGFQVSTEEVERRGLTVDSDLHTLGETLHRLYLATSDRTGQHDPAGQRRVEVGIESFRRVCARAKHADPARRFPSAADMAEQLRGVLREIASLRDGRARPDRSTLFTHTATLLDAGLGAVPPLRRWIDRVTGVPLTDVDLDDGRPAPGAVAVGLPVPVVSPEDKAADFLTAAAADDAHRLLDKLEKADPQTVEVSLARCRVALVLADRTTAAESLARARDLVEDGADWRLRWHDGLLALAAENLAAAKAAFDDVYAVLPGEEAPKLALAFCAEHDGDHTRAEALYDAVWRRDRTVVSAAFGLARVRLARGDRAGAVALLEETPAESRHHDAARIATVRVLSGILDGGDRPSADDLRAAERGLAELYLDGGASTGESRTRLEAVVQEAALGVRLADGGGADEADLRLRLERSYRALARQADTRAYRSDLVDLANRFRPVTFR, from the coding sequence ATGACGGCGTGCGCGAGACCGGATTGCACGGGAACGGTCGACGAGACGGGGTTCTGCGACTACTGCGGGCACGCGCCGGCGGCCGCGGCGGTGGGCGTGGCGTCGTCCACGACGACCGGGGCGGTGTCGACCGCGAGCGGCAGGCGGTCCCGCGTCGGCGACCCGCTGTCCCTGCCCGTGTTCGACTTCCCCGACCCGTCCAGCCGCATCCTCCAGGACCCGAGGGTGCCCGACCGGGTGCGCCGCTGCGCCAACCCGGAGTGCTCGAACCTGGTCGCGCTGCCGTCGCTGGGATCGGGGTTCTGCCTGGTCTGCGGCACGGCGTTCTCGTTCCTGCCCAGCCTGGAACCCGACGACGTCGTCGGCGACCAGTACCGGGTCGTGGGCTGCATCGCCCGCGGCGGCCTCGGCTGGATCTACCTCGCCCTGGACACCCGGCTCGACGACAACCCCGTGGTGCTCAAGGGGTTGATCGACGTCGGCGACGCCGACCTGGCCACCGCCGAGCGCCAGGCGCTGACGACGATCGACCACCCGAACATCGTGCGGATCTTCAACTTCGTCATGCACCCCGACGCGCGCACCGGCGTGCCGCGCGCCTACATCGTGATGGAGTACGTCGACGGCCTGGTGCTCAGCGAGGTGGCCGAGCAGTCGCGGCACGGCCTGCTGCCGCTGGGCGAGCCGCTGCGGACCGAGCACGTGATCACCTGCGGCCTCCAGCTGCTGTCGGCGTTCGAGTACCTGCACGAGCGCGAACTGCTCTACTGCGACCTCAAGCCGGAGAACGTGATCATCCGTTCCGGCCGGTACGGCGAGCGCGGCAACCGGATCAAGCTGATCGACCTCGGCGCGGTGCGCCGGATCGGCGACCGGACGAGCAAGACCGTCATCACCCACGGCTTCCAGGTCTCCACGGAGGAGGTGGAACGGCGTGGTCTGACCGTGGACTCGGACCTGCACACCCTCGGCGAGACCCTGCACCGGCTGTACCTGGCGACGTCCGACCGGACCGGGCAGCACGACCCGGCGGGGCAGCGCCGGGTGGAGGTGGGGATCGAGTCGTTCCGACGGGTCTGCGCACGGGCCAAGCACGCGGACCCGGCGCGGCGGTTCCCGTCGGCCGCGGACATGGCCGAGCAGCTGCGCGGGGTGCTGCGCGAGATCGCGTCGCTGCGCGACGGCCGGGCCCGCCCGGACCGGTCGACGCTGTTCACCCACACCGCGACCCTGCTGGACGCCGGGCTCGGCGCGGTGCCGCCGCTGCGGCGGTGGATCGACCGCGTGACCGGCGTGCCGCTGACCGACGTGGACCTCGACGACGGCCGTCCCGCGCCGGGTGCGGTCGCGGTCGGCCTGCCGGTCCCCGTGGTGTCGCCGGAGGACAAGGCGGCCGACTTCCTCACCGCGGCGGCCGCGGACGACGCGCACCGGCTGCTGGACAAGCTGGAGAAGGCCGACCCGCAGACGGTGGAGGTGTCGCTCGCCCGGTGCCGCGTCGCCCTGGTGCTGGCCGACCGGACCACCGCGGCCGAGAGCCTGGCGCGGGCGCGCGACCTCGTCGAGGACGGCGCCGACTGGCGGCTGCGCTGGCACGACGGCCTGCTGGCGCTGGCGGCGGAGAACCTGGCGGCGGCGAAGGCGGCCTTCGACGACGTGTACGCCGTGCTGCCCGGTGAGGAGGCGCCGAAGCTGGCGCTGGCGTTCTGCGCCGAGCACGACGGCGACCACACCCGCGCGGAGGCGCTCTACGACGCGGTCTGGCGGCGGGACCGGACGGTGGTCAGCGCCGCCTTCGGCCTCGCCCGCGTCCGGCTCGCGCGCGGCGACCGGGCGGGAGCCGTGGCGCTGCTGGAGGAGACGCCCGCGGAGTCGCGGCACCACGACGCGGCGCGGATCGCGACCGTGCGGGTGCTGAGCGGGATCCTCGACGGCGGCGATCGGCCGTCGGCGGACGACCTGCGGGCCGCCGAGCGCGGGCTCGCGGAGCTGTACCTCGACGGCGGGGCGTCGACCGGCGAGTCGCGCACCCGGCTGGAGGCCGTCGTGCAGGAGGCCGCGCTGGGCGTGCGGCTGGCCGACGGCGGCGGCGCGGACGAGGCCGATCTGCGGTTGCGCCTCGAACGCTCCTACCGCGCGCTGGCCAGGCAGGCCGACACCCGCGCCTACCGCTCCGACCTGGTCGACCTGGCCAACCGGTTCCGCCCGGTGACGTTCCGATGA
- a CDS encoding serine protease yields the protein MIVGRGRSGWFAHGDEPWRVRVRARAPHGPVLGAGVLLDPHHVLTCAHVALAADELAVDLVGVDGVPSTDADVVEGLCVPPADDERGDVAVLRLATPQPVGIGATLRRALPTWDRPVHALGYPQGRGLEIGVWARMTLAGRAGVEWWQMNRRSEGEQRVRAGFSGSGVADDATGEVLGIVISEYTDDTAGLSWMLPVDAITAHLPFVSEWAVGDSGIDRIFTPPPGHGDGNGQMGELLDWLLGRDAAPAVLILVGPDLDVVRRAVAESTRRTAAESGGRGVDMALDVAGRTVDEVSRRIVNRTGSAVGRSSAPGERVREGTPPMTIVLDGVDEADEPEALVDGVLKPLVDSGARLVLGFRQEGSAGLAAAKSLAHDTITARLDELAARISAVARREGPRTLGASDTHSTVLRLRLTALRKAAAAHSALVANRLAVFERAVARAERGVERTARRSDAVSADRGLLEAWKAKAFDAGLVEDIGLAAAYRRAHGLLTAEDVDQAAAHAALRAYQDAVRDALAKGERR from the coding sequence ATGATCGTTGGTCGAGGCCGGTCCGGTTGGTTCGCCCACGGCGACGAACCGTGGCGGGTCCGGGTGCGGGCGAGGGCGCCGCACGGGCCGGTGCTCGGCGCCGGCGTGCTGCTCGACCCCCACCACGTGCTCACCTGCGCGCACGTCGCCCTGGCCGCGGACGAGCTGGCGGTCGACCTCGTGGGGGTGGACGGCGTGCCGAGCACCGACGCCGACGTCGTCGAGGGGTTGTGCGTGCCGCCCGCGGACGACGAGCGGGGCGACGTGGCCGTGCTGAGGCTGGCCACCCCGCAGCCGGTGGGGATAGGCGCGACCCTGCGCCGGGCGCTGCCGACGTGGGACCGGCCGGTGCACGCGCTGGGCTACCCGCAGGGCCGCGGGCTGGAGATCGGGGTCTGGGCCAGGATGACGCTGGCGGGCCGCGCGGGTGTCGAGTGGTGGCAGATGAACCGGCGGTCCGAGGGCGAGCAGCGCGTGCGCGCCGGGTTCAGCGGCTCTGGTGTCGCCGACGACGCCACCGGTGAGGTGCTCGGCATCGTGATCAGCGAGTACACCGACGACACCGCGGGACTGTCGTGGATGCTGCCGGTCGACGCGATCACCGCGCACCTGCCGTTCGTGTCCGAGTGGGCGGTCGGCGACAGCGGGATCGACCGGATCTTCACCCCTCCACCGGGGCACGGCGACGGCAACGGGCAGATGGGGGAACTGCTCGACTGGCTGCTCGGCCGGGACGCCGCGCCTGCCGTGCTGATCCTGGTCGGGCCGGACCTCGACGTGGTGCGGCGGGCCGTCGCCGAGTCGACCCGCAGGACCGCGGCCGAGTCCGGGGGGCGGGGCGTCGACATGGCGCTGGACGTGGCCGGGCGGACCGTCGACGAGGTGTCGCGGCGCATCGTGAACCGGACCGGGTCGGCGGTGGGCAGGTCGAGCGCGCCCGGCGAGCGGGTCCGGGAGGGCACGCCGCCGATGACGATCGTCCTGGACGGCGTCGACGAGGCGGACGAGCCGGAGGCGCTGGTCGACGGCGTGCTCAAACCGCTGGTGGACAGCGGGGCCAGGCTGGTGCTCGGGTTCCGCCAGGAGGGGTCGGCGGGTCTGGCCGCGGCCAAGTCCCTGGCCCACGACACGATCACGGCCAGGCTGGACGAGCTCGCCGCCCGGATCTCCGCGGTCGCCCGGCGGGAAGGGCCGCGCACGCTCGGCGCGTCGGACACCCATTCGACGGTGCTGCGGCTGCGGCTGACCGCGCTGCGCAAAGCCGCGGCCGCGCACTCCGCGCTGGTCGCGAACCGGTTGGCCGTGTTCGAACGCGCCGTCGCCCGCGCCGAGCGCGGCGTCGAGCGGACGGCCCGGCGTTCCGACGCCGTGTCGGCGGACCGGGGGCTGCTGGAGGCGTGGAAGGCGAAGGCGTTCGACGCCGGTCTGGTGGAGGACATCGGCCTGGCGGCGGCGTACCGCAGGGCGCACGGACTGCTGACCGCCGAGGACGTGGACCAGGCCGCCGCGCACGCCGCGCTGCGCGCCTACCAGGACGCCGTGCGCGACGCGCTGGCGAAGGGAGAACGCCGATGA
- a CDS encoding SpoIIE family protein phosphatase — protein MSEQSARPAVDTASSVLCDPARLRALRETGLGMASDPVMERFVAMVRVQLRVPVALVSLVESDRQVFPGMLGLPEPWASERQTPLSHSFCQHVVTSGESLVLDDARESERVRGNLAISELGVVAYAGMPLTASDGRVLGSLCAIDTVPRQWTEDELATLADLAAMCTTELRLRLATRHHTRERARVRELSARLELSHERTRILLTAAQALASTRTLEQVRHQVSDLVSGEDAPTYVGLVVVEKDGGMRRVVDARWPVDGEDGVQRYTLDAPLATAKAVRERRLVWYPDPESIAEDFTPWTVDLYRRMGLHAVVCAPLVGMREILGVLLFGWGAGHELEAGEREVITTIAAYTAQALERIRLLEHRAGVARELQEAMLTELPEVPGLRMAAHYLPSAIDEAVGGDWYDAIPLPADSALAVTVGDITGHDVHASTLMGQVRSMLRQAAWCGPGTGPGGAVDSLEAALAGIPVPAHGTLVHLHLTPHDDGSGRWDLAYTNAGHPEPILVAPDGSVSLLGGHGMLFGFPEFRTGPRTDHHVVLEPGSTVVLHTDGLVERRGVDYDDSIAALCVQLGDLAGKQPRDVVDSVIARLNAEGQADDDVVVLAIGV, from the coding sequence GTGTCCGAGCAGTCCGCTCGTCCGGCGGTCGACACGGCGTCGTCGGTCCTGTGCGACCCGGCGCGGCTGCGGGCGTTGCGGGAGACCGGGCTCGGCATGGCGTCGGACCCGGTGATGGAGCGGTTCGTCGCCATGGTCCGGGTTCAGCTGCGCGTCCCGGTGGCCCTGGTGTCGCTGGTCGAGTCCGACCGGCAGGTGTTCCCCGGCATGTTGGGACTGCCCGAGCCGTGGGCGTCCGAGCGGCAGACCCCGTTGTCGCACTCCTTCTGCCAGCACGTGGTGACCAGCGGCGAGTCGCTGGTGCTCGACGACGCGCGGGAGTCGGAGCGGGTGCGGGGCAACCTCGCCATCTCCGAGCTGGGCGTGGTCGCCTACGCGGGCATGCCGCTGACCGCGAGCGACGGGCGGGTGCTCGGGTCGCTGTGCGCGATCGACACCGTGCCCCGGCAGTGGACCGAGGACGAGCTGGCCACGCTGGCCGACCTGGCGGCGATGTGCACGACGGAGCTGCGGCTGCGGCTCGCGACCCGCCACCACACCAGGGAGCGGGCCCGCGTCCGCGAGCTGTCGGCGCGGCTGGAGCTGTCCCACGAGCGCACCCGGATCCTGCTCACCGCCGCGCAGGCGCTGGCCAGCACCCGCACCCTCGAACAGGTCCGGCACCAGGTCAGCGATCTGGTGTCCGGTGAGGACGCCCCGACCTACGTCGGCCTCGTCGTGGTGGAGAAGGACGGCGGGATGCGCCGCGTCGTCGACGCGCGGTGGCCGGTGGACGGCGAGGACGGCGTGCAGCGCTACACCCTCGACGCCCCGCTGGCCACGGCGAAGGCGGTCCGCGAGCGCCGCCTGGTCTGGTACCCCGATCCGGAGTCGATCGCCGAGGACTTCACGCCGTGGACGGTCGACCTCTACCGCCGGATGGGGCTGCACGCCGTGGTGTGCGCTCCCCTGGTCGGCATGCGGGAGATCCTGGGCGTGCTGCTCTTCGGCTGGGGCGCGGGCCACGAGCTGGAGGCGGGCGAGCGCGAGGTGATCACCACGATCGCCGCGTACACGGCTCAGGCGCTGGAGCGCATCCGCCTGCTCGAACACCGCGCGGGCGTCGCCCGCGAACTCCAGGAGGCGATGCTCACCGAGCTGCCCGAGGTCCCCGGCCTGCGGATGGCGGCGCACTACCTGCCCTCGGCGATCGACGAGGCCGTCGGCGGCGACTGGTACGACGCGATCCCGCTGCCCGCCGACAGCGCGCTGGCCGTGACGGTCGGCGACATCACCGGCCACGACGTGCACGCGTCCACCCTGATGGGGCAGGTCCGCAGCATGCTGCGCCAGGCGGCGTGGTGCGGTCCGGGCACCGGACCGGGCGGGGCCGTGGACTCGCTGGAGGCCGCGCTCGCGGGCATCCCGGTGCCCGCGCACGGCACCCTGGTGCACCTGCACCTCACCCCGCACGACGACGGTTCCGGCCGCTGGGACTTGGCCTACACCAACGCCGGGCACCCCGAGCCGATCCTGGTCGCGCCGGACGGCTCGGTCTCGCTGCTCGGCGGGCACGGGATGCTCTTCGGCTTCCCCGAGTTCCGCACCGGGCCGCGCACCGACCACCACGTGGTCCTCGAACCGGGCAGCACGGTGGTGCTGCACACCGACGGCCTCGTGGAGCGCCGCGGCGTCGACTACGACGACTCCATCGCGGCGCTGTGCGTCCAGCTGGGCGATCTGGCGGGCAAGCAGCCGCGGGACGTGGTCGACAGCGTCATCGCGCGGTTGAACGCCGAGGGCCAGGCGGACGACGACGTCGTGGTGCTCGCCATCGGCGTCTGA
- the asnB gene encoding asparagine synthase (glutamine-hydrolyzing), translating to MCGLLGLICATEADAVAARDAVAVALRCQRHRGPDESDTWADAEVVYGFNRLAFIDLEHSHQPLVWGPPEAPTRYTMNFNGEIYNYRELRLELARVFGTSFRTEGDGEAIVAAYHHYGPAAVEKLRGMFAFMIWDAQEKVVFGARDPFGIKPLYYSAGLGGVAFSSEKKSLLELARTLGVREELDRKALQHYMVLQYVPEPESMHAGIRRVESGTSFFVRPGGKVEFTRYFNPVFTTTPVNSPAQAEALYERIADVMRDSVAKHMISDPDVTVGAFLSGGIDSTATATLAKQHNPNLIAFTSGFEREGYSEVDVAAETAAAIGVRHVVRVVSPQEMMDALPLIIWYLDDPVADPALVPLWFIAREARKYVKAVLSGEGADELFGGYTIYHEPISLAPFEKVPGGVRKFMGRVSTKIPEGTRGKDLLRRGALRLEDRYYGNARNFSNDQLRAVLRDYEEHVGFKDVTAPWYEISRDWDPVARMQHVDLFTWLRGDILAKADKVTMANSLELRVPFLDAEVFKVAADIPTDQKLTEGTTKYALRRALAKIIPPHVLNRPKLGFPVPIRHWLKDEMYDWARGIIADSRTEELLSKSAVYALLEEHRAGPMDRSRQLWAVLVFMLWHGIFIENRVKVDVPAPVYPVKL from the coding sequence GTGTGCGGCCTGCTTGGACTGATCTGCGCTACCGAAGCCGACGCGGTAGCCGCGCGGGACGCCGTCGCGGTGGCGTTGCGCTGCCAGCGGCACCGCGGGCCGGACGAGTCGGACACGTGGGCCGACGCGGAAGTTGTGTACGGCTTCAACCGGCTCGCCTTCATCGACCTGGAGCACTCGCACCAGCCGCTGGTGTGGGGGCCTCCGGAGGCGCCGACGCGCTACACGATGAACTTCAACGGCGAGATCTACAACTACCGCGAGCTGCGCCTCGAGCTGGCCCGCGTGTTCGGCACGAGCTTCCGCACCGAGGGTGACGGCGAGGCGATCGTGGCCGCCTACCACCACTACGGGCCCGCCGCGGTGGAGAAGCTGCGCGGGATGTTCGCGTTCATGATCTGGGACGCGCAGGAGAAGGTCGTGTTCGGCGCGCGCGACCCGTTCGGGATCAAGCCGCTGTACTACTCGGCCGGGCTCGGCGGGGTGGCCTTCTCCAGCGAGAAGAAGAGCCTGCTGGAGCTGGCCCGCACGCTGGGCGTGCGCGAGGAGCTGGACCGCAAGGCGTTGCAGCACTACATGGTGCTCCAGTACGTGCCGGAGCCGGAGTCGATGCACGCCGGGATCCGCCGCGTGGAGTCCGGCACGTCGTTCTTCGTGCGGCCCGGCGGCAAGGTCGAGTTCACCCGGTACTTCAACCCGGTGTTCACCACCACCCCGGTCAACAGCCCGGCGCAGGCCGAGGCCCTGTACGAGCGCATCGCCGACGTCATGCGCGACTCGGTGGCCAAGCACATGATCTCCGACCCGGACGTCACGGTCGGCGCGTTCCTGTCCGGTGGCATCGACTCCACCGCGACGGCGACGCTGGCCAAGCAGCACAACCCGAACCTGATCGCGTTCACCTCCGGGTTCGAGCGCGAGGGCTACTCCGAGGTGGACGTCGCCGCCGAGACGGCGGCGGCGATCGGGGTGCGGCACGTGGTCAGGGTCGTGTCGCCGCAGGAGATGATGGACGCGCTGCCGCTGATCATCTGGTACCTCGACGACCCGGTGGCCGACCCGGCGCTGGTGCCGCTGTGGTTCATCGCGCGGGAGGCCCGCAAGTACGTCAAGGCCGTGCTGTCCGGCGAGGGCGCGGACGAGCTGTTCGGCGGGTACACGATCTACCACGAGCCGATCTCGCTGGCGCCGTTCGAGAAGGTCCCCGGCGGCGTCCGCAAGTTCATGGGCAGGGTGTCCACGAAGATCCCCGAGGGCACCCGCGGCAAGGACCTGCTGCGGCGCGGCGCGCTGCGGCTGGAGGACCGCTACTACGGCAACGCCCGCAACTTCAGCAACGACCAGCTGCGCGCGGTGCTGCGGGACTACGAGGAGCACGTCGGCTTCAAGGACGTGACCGCGCCCTGGTACGAGATCTCGCGCGACTGGGACCCGGTGGCCCGGATGCAGCACGTCGACCTGTTCACCTGGCTGCGCGGCGACATCCTCGCCAAGGCGGACAAGGTGACCATGGCGAACTCGCTGGAGCTGCGGGTGCCGTTCCTGGACGCCGAGGTGTTCAAGGTCGCGGCCGACATCCCGACCGACCAGAAGCTCACCGAGGGCACCACGAAGTACGCGCTGCGCCGGGCCCTGGCCAAGATCATCCCGCCGCACGTGCTGAACCGGCCGAAGCTCGGGTTCCCGGTGCCCATCCGGCACTGGCTCAAGGACGAGATGTACGACTGGGCGCGCGGGATCATCGCCGACTCGCGGACCGAGGAGCTGCTCAGCAAGAGCGCGGTGTACGCGCTGCTGGAGGAGCACCGGGCGGGCCCGATGGACCGCAGCCGCCAGCTGTGGGCGGTGCTGGTGTTCATGCTCTGGCACGGCATCTTCATCGAGAACCGCGTCAAGGTCGACGTCCCGGCACCGGTCTACCCGGTCAAGCTCTGA
- a CDS encoding class I SAM-dependent methyltransferase produces MTDSGAEDFLRAFHDRRPGEQSTHVGMSRTTGGRTSYQEFADRVPGARRVLDLGCADGALLEVLAGRGAEVLAGIDLSAAELELARVRPALAAADLRLGRAQELPFADSSFDAVVSHMAFMLMTDVERVVAETARVLAPGGAFAVAVGGGAVPGEAMELFLALSLPLFKAAGTMPRLGDRRTRTREGLDGLLGAAGFAPVSWEPVVIDMGGTAEHVWGRMTGSFYDMEVLTGDQVAGLRALFLAEAPGLAIDGRVPCGVKIVYATTRLVL; encoded by the coding sequence GTGACCGACAGCGGCGCCGAGGACTTCCTGCGCGCCTTCCACGACCGCAGGCCCGGCGAGCAGTCGACGCACGTCGGGATGAGCCGGACCACCGGCGGCCGGACCAGCTACCAGGAGTTCGCCGACCGGGTGCCCGGTGCCCGTCGGGTGCTGGACCTGGGCTGCGCCGACGGCGCGCTGCTGGAGGTGCTGGCCGGTCGCGGAGCCGAGGTGCTCGCGGGGATCGACCTGTCGGCGGCCGAGCTGGAACTGGCCCGCGTGCGTCCCGCGCTGGCCGCCGCGGACCTGCGGCTGGGCCGGGCCCAGGAGCTGCCGTTCGCGGACTCCTCGTTCGACGCGGTGGTCTCCCACATGGCTTTCATGCTGATGACCGACGTGGAACGGGTGGTCGCGGAGACCGCGCGGGTGCTGGCGCCCGGAGGCGCGTTCGCCGTGGCCGTGGGCGGCGGCGCGGTGCCGGGGGAGGCGATGGAGCTGTTCCTGGCGCTGTCCCTGCCCCTCTTCAAGGCCGCGGGCACCATGCCGCGGCTGGGCGATCGCCGGACCCGGACCCGCGAAGGCCTGGACGGGCTGCTGGGGGCGGCGGGGTTCGCGCCGGTGTCGTGGGAGCCGGTCGTGATCGACATGGGCGGGACGGCCGAGCACGTGTGGGGCCGCATGACCGGGTCGTTCTACGACATGGAGGTGCTGACCGGCGACCAGGTGGCCGGGTTGCGCGCCCTGTTCCTGGCGGAGGCCCCCGGCCTGGCGATCGACGGGCGGGTGCCGTGCGGTGTGAAGATCGTGTACGCCACCACCCGACTGGTGCTCTGA
- a CDS encoding DUF899 family protein, whose protein sequence is MGKPEVVSAREWQRARDELLVAEKEVTRAQDAVAALRRRLPMVEFDAGYEFDAPGGRKTLLDLFEGRDQLVVYQFMDIGPDDFCGGCTWLTDSVPVTGLPALADLGVTWVTVSNMPPAQIEAYKERKGWTLPFVSSRGSSFADDCGAGGGFMLSVFLRDGDRVHRTYNTTQRGVDRLVFVNSVLDLTPFGRQQDWEDSPPGWPQHPTYG, encoded by the coding sequence ATGGGAAAACCGGAGGTCGTGTCCGCGCGGGAGTGGCAGCGGGCGCGCGATGAGCTGCTCGTGGCCGAGAAGGAGGTCACGCGGGCGCAGGACGCGGTGGCCGCGCTGCGGCGGCGGTTGCCGATGGTCGAGTTCGACGCCGGCTACGAGTTCGACGCGCCTGGGGGCAGGAAGACGCTGCTCGACCTGTTCGAGGGCCGGGACCAGCTGGTCGTCTACCAGTTCATGGACATCGGGCCCGACGACTTCTGCGGCGGCTGCACCTGGCTGACCGACAGCGTGCCGGTGACCGGACTGCCCGCGTTGGCCGATCTCGGGGTGACGTGGGTGACGGTGTCGAACATGCCGCCGGCGCAGATCGAGGCGTACAAGGAGCGGAAGGGCTGGACGCTGCCGTTCGTGTCGTCGCGCGGCTCGTCGTTCGCGGACGACTGCGGTGCCGGCGGCGGGTTCATGCTCAGCGTGTTCCTGCGCGACGGCGACCGCGTCCACCGGACGTACAACACGACCCAGCGCGGCGTGGACCGGCTGGTGTTCGTCAACAGCGTCCTCGACCTCACGCCGTTCGGGCGGCAGCAGGACTGGGAGGACTCGCCTCCCGGCTGGCCGCAGCACCCGACCTACGGCTGA